In Blastopirellula sp. J2-11, a single genomic region encodes these proteins:
- the sufB gene encoding Fe-S cluster assembly protein SufB, with amino-acid sequence MATDITTDALESPVGEINKYDFRTETTGIFKARKGVDAEVVNQISDIKNEPDWMRKFRLDSLEIFNAKPMPKWGGDIAIDFQDIFYYLKPTDGQGHTWDDVPAEIKDTFERLGIPEAERKYLSGVKAQFESEVVYGSLQEDLAKKGVLFTDTDTAVREHPELLREYFGKVIAPDDNKFAALNSAVWSGGSFIYIPKGVKIDFPLQAYFRINAESMGQFERTLIIVDEGAQVHYVEGCTAPMYTTESLHSAVVEVVCKKGSRCRYSTIQNWANNIYNLVTKRALAYRDATMEWVDGNLGSHLTMKYPAVYMMEPGARGEILSIAFSGKGQHQDTGAKLVHCAPNTTGQIVSKSISKDGGRGSYRGLVKVEEGATGSKSSVVCDALILDPKSRSDTYPYIEIAEPDVSIGHEASVSRIGEEQLFYLMSRGLSESEASTMIVNGFIEPLVKELPMEYAVELNRLIELQMEGSVG; translated from the coding sequence GACGCCGAAGTGGTCAATCAGATCTCGGACATCAAGAACGAGCCTGATTGGATGCGCAAGTTCCGGTTGGACTCGCTGGAGATCTTCAACGCGAAGCCGATGCCCAAATGGGGCGGCGACATCGCGATTGATTTCCAAGACATCTTTTACTACCTGAAGCCGACCGATGGTCAGGGTCACACCTGGGACGACGTCCCGGCTGAGATCAAAGATACGTTTGAGCGGCTCGGGATTCCGGAAGCGGAACGCAAGTACCTCTCTGGGGTCAAGGCGCAGTTCGAGAGCGAAGTGGTCTACGGTTCGTTGCAGGAAGATCTCGCCAAAAAGGGCGTGCTCTTCACCGACACCGATACGGCCGTTCGCGAACATCCCGAATTGCTGCGGGAATACTTCGGCAAAGTCATCGCGCCGGACGACAACAAGTTCGCCGCGCTCAACTCGGCCGTTTGGTCCGGCGGATCGTTTATCTACATTCCGAAAGGAGTGAAGATTGACTTCCCGCTGCAGGCCTACTTCCGGATCAACGCCGAAAGCATGGGGCAGTTCGAGCGAACGCTGATCATCGTGGACGAAGGCGCCCAGGTCCACTACGTCGAAGGGTGCACCGCCCCGATGTATACGACCGAAAGCTTGCACTCGGCCGTGGTCGAAGTGGTTTGCAAGAAGGGGTCGCGTTGTCGTTACTCGACGATTCAGAACTGGGCCAACAATATTTACAACCTGGTGACCAAGCGGGCCCTCGCTTATCGCGACGCGACCATGGAATGGGTCGACGGCAACTTGGGAAGTCACCTGACGATGAAATATCCGGCCGTTTACATGATGGAGCCGGGCGCTCGCGGCGAGATTTTGTCGATCGCGTTTTCGGGCAAGGGACAGCATCAAGACACCGGCGCCAAACTGGTGCACTGTGCTCCCAACACCACCGGACAGATCGTGTCGAAATCGATCTCGAAGGATGGGGGACGCGGCAGTTATCGCGGTTTGGTCAAAGTGGAGGAAGGCGCTACCGGCTCGAAGTCGAGCGTCGTCTGCGATGCTTTGATTCTCGACCCGAAAAGCCGTAGCGACACCTATCCCTACATCGAAATCGCCGAGCCCGACGTTTCGATCGGTCACGAAGCGAGCGTTTCCCGCATCGGTGAAGAGCAACTCTTCTATCTCATGAGCCGCGGTTTGTCTGAGTCGGAAGCGAGCACGATGATCGTCAACGGCTTTATCGAGCCGCTAGTCAAGGAACTGCCGATGGAATACGCCGTCGAGTTGAATCGCTTGATTGAATTGCAAATGGAAGGTTCGGTCGGTTAG